The genomic interval CTTCATTTAAAATTTCAGTGCGAATTTTTGAAATTTCGCTCATAAAATCAGCCGAAATATTACTTAAATAACATTCATTTGTAATTTTTGAATAAGTTTCCAAATCGTTGGCAATTAAAAATTCACTATTCGCCTTTAAAAATCTGGCTACGATGCCTGATCCTGAAAAAAGATCCGCACAAAACAGTTTTTCTTTTTTCAGCTCTTTTTTTACGAATTCAACGCCCTCACCGATAAAATCCAAAAGTGCGCGTTTATTTCCAAGATAAGTCAAAATTTGTTCGCTTAAAAATTTTTCATTTTCCAAAATTTACCTTAAATTTTTTGTTTGGATTATATAAAATTTTAAATTTTAAAACGTTTAAAGTAAAAACTAAAAAATACCGCATTTTTAACAAAATTTGTCTTTATCATTGTATGAAAATTTTGTATAATTTAATGTTTGTTTTATACAAAATTACGTATAATTAGCGAAATTTTTGTTATGTTTTAAACATTTTTAATTATACATAATACAAAAAATTGTATACTTTAAACAATTTTATGTATCTTTAACGAAAACAAATGTATAATTTATACATGGTTGAAACAAACGATATTTTTAATATTTTGCACAATGCCGTTGAGTCAAAACAAATGGGCAAAAAAATATCGCAAGCAGCAATGGCAAAAAAACTTGGAGTTTCGATGCGCACATATCAAGACTGGAGGCTTGGCACTACGAAACCGCAAGCCGCTCTTGCCGTGTTTAGAATGCTTTGCGAACTTGAGAATGATGATATCTGCTTTGTGCTGAATAAAATCAAAAAACTAATGGGGGAATGAAAATGCAAAATTTAAGTTTGCAAGAAAAGATCGGACTTGAAGCAGTTTTTTCGGCTATTTATACTAAAAAAAGTTCAAAATTTATGGAATTTTATAAAAGAATTTACAGTTTGTTTTTTAAGCAAAAAGCGTAGAAACTACGCTTTTTTTACTAAATTTTTGAAAAGCTCCACGCTATCAAGTTTTTCCCACGGATAGTCTTTTATACCGACTTGTCCGTTCGCTGCTACTTTAGAATATAAAAACGTCTCAGCGCTTGGTTTATCAAGCCCGAATTTTGAAATTATCCATTTTGGTGTAAGCGCAAAATTTTTCATAACAAAATTTGAAAGCATATCATCATCTATATCAACAACTTGTGTTCCCATCGTATCTACACTGACTGAAATAGGTTTTGCAACACCTATTGCATAACTTAATTGGACAATACATTTTTTAGCAAGACCTGCCGCTACAATATTTTTAGCTATGTATCTCGCCGCATAAAGACCGGAACGATCAACTTTCGTATAATCCTTGCTTGATTGTGCACCGCCGCCTATCGGACTATATCCGCCAAAACTGTCAACTATAAGTTTGCGTCCGGTTACACCGCTATCATGCAAGCTTGAGTGATTTACATATCTTCCTGTCGGATTTATATAAATAATGGTTTTTTCTTTATCGTAAAGTTTTTTTGGAAGACCTGCATTATCTATAATTTCACCAATCAGCTCGCGAACATTCTCTATACTCATAGTCTCAACACAAGGAGCCGAAACTACAATCGTATGAATTTTTTGCGGTTTACAATTTTCAAAATTACTTTTACTGCCGTAATCAACTGTAACTTGAGTTTTTATATCAACTCCAAGTTCGTCAGGATGAGCTTTTGCATATTTATAAACTTTATCACACAAAACTCTTGCATAAGTAATTGCAGCAGGCATAAAATTTGATGTTTCATTGCTTGCAAAACCGAACATTATACCTTGATCTCCGGCACCTATTTCTCCGTCATTCTGATCCACACCTTGATTTATATCACCGCTTTGTTGATTTAAAAGCACGTGAACTTCTATATCTTGAGGATGTAAACATTGCTCGCGAGTAAAATTAGGATTGTCAAAATAGCCGATTTTTTCCAAAGTATTTTTTACCAGGCACTCATATTGTTCAAAATTCAGTGTTTTTTTAGATTTTATTTCGCCGCCTATTATTATATGGTTACCTGCAAAAAAAACTTCGCTTGCAATCCTTGCATTTCTATCAAGTGCCAAAGTCGCATCAACTACGCTATCTGCTATAATATCGGCACATTTATCAGGATGCCCTGGACTTACTACTTCAGATGTGAATAAATACATATTTTCGCCTTTTAATTTAAAATTTAAAATAATAATTCTAGCATTTTAAATTTAATTTTTAATGAGTTTTGCTATTTTTATTTTCTATAAAAGTTTTTTTAGATAGAATTAAAAGATTTTCAAAAGGAGAAAAAATGACATATATGCAAAAATTAATTGCAAATTATAAGGATAAAAATCTTATCCTGAAAATTTTAGTTGGCATGTTTTTAGGTGCCATTTTAGGTATTTTAACGCAAAAATTCGGCGGTGGATTTCTAAACGGTTTTGCAGGTTTTGCAGAAATTTTAGGAAATCTTTTTGTTGGTGCGCTTAAAGCAGTTGCTCCTGTGCTTGTTTTTATACTTATTTTAAGCTCGATAATGACAAAAAAACTCGGCAATGCAACAGGTATAAAATATATCATAACACTTTATATAGTAGGCACATTTTTGGCCGCTTGCGTCGGGGTTGCATTTTCATTTTTATTTCCTACCACTTTGAGTATAAACGATGTAGTTGCAGCCGATAAAACGGCGCCGGTAAATATTCTGGTCGTTTTAAAAGATCTGTTTTTCAAAATCGTGGATAATCCTTTGCACGCAATTTCAAGCGGAAATTTTATGGGAATTTTAGCTTGGGCTGTAGGTTTCGGTATAGCTCTTAGATTTTGTACAAATGGAACAAAAAAAGTTTTTGTAGATCTTAGCGAAGCTACAACAAAAATCGTTCAATTTATAATCCAACTTGCTCCTTTTGGAATTTTCGGTCTTGTCTGCACAAGCGTTTATAATACAGGTCTTAGTACACTTGCAGGATATTTGCGAATTGTAATTGTTTTAGTTGTAGCGATGGCATTTGTGGCTTTAGTTATAAATCCGCTTATAGTTTTTGTAACGCTTCGTAAAAATCCATATCCATTAGTTTTTACATGCTTAAAAGAAAGCGGTTTGACTGCATTTTTTACAAGAAGCTCAGCTGCAAACATTCCGGTAAATCTAAATTTGTGCCGCAAACTTAAACTTGACGAAGAACTTTATTCAATATCGATTCCGCTAGGAGCTACAATAAATATGGCCGGAGCGGCTGTTGTAATTTCAATAATGGCATTAGCAGCAGCAAATACTCTTGGTATTCGTCCTGATTTCGGAACGGCTTTGCTTCTTTGTGTAATTTCGGCAATCGGTGCTTGCGGAGCCAGCGGCGTAGCCGGAGGTTCACTTTTACTTATTCCGCTTGCCTGCTCACTGTTTAATATTCAAAATGATGTTGCTATGCAAGTTGTTGCAATAGGTTTTATAATCGGTGTAATTCAAGATTCGGTTGAAACTGCGATAAATAGCTCAACAGATGTCGTTTTTACAGCTGTAGCATCTCATAAAACAAATCCTAAAAATTAAATTTATAAACTTTTGCTAAAATTGTCCTTTTATTTTATTTAAAAGGACAATTTATGGCTTGGAAATTAGATAAATTTTTTGATAATTACAACGAATTCTGCGAAACTTTAAAAAAAGAGAGTCTGGAATTTTCGCAAAATTTCAAAGGTCGTATGAATGAAATTTCAAACGATGAATTTTTAAATGCACTTAAAATTTACGAAAACTTAAGCGAAAAAATTTCCAAAATTTTAACTTATGCGGAACTGAAATTTGCAGTCGATACGACAACCGGCGCGGATTTGGCAAAAGCTGAAATTCTTGCAAATAAAATAAGTGAAAATTTACTATTTTTTGAACTTGAATTTAATGAGCTTGACACACAAAAACAAAATGAAATTTTAGAAAACGCAGGAAATTTCAGATATTATTTGGAACTTTTAATTAAACAAAAATCGCACCGACTTACATTCCTGGAAGAAAAAATTCTACTTAAAACAGCGCCTGTCAGAGAAAACGCTTTTTCTCGCCTTTTTAGCGAAACGCTAAGCTCTTTGAAATTTAAGTTTAAAGGCAAAATTTTAAATGAAGAGCAAATTCTGGCACTTCTTAGCGATAAAAAACGCAAAAATCGAAAAAAAGCGGCAAAATCTCTAAGTAAGGTTTTACAAAAAAATCAACAAATTTTAAGTTATATTTACAATATGATAAAAACAAATCTACAAATCACTTGCGAGCTTAGAAAATACGAAAGTGGCGAAATGATAATGCACGAAAACAATCAAATTTCAAAACAATCGGTGGATTCGTTAATAAAAACCACAGAGCGAAATTTCAATCTTGTGGAAAAATTTTACGATAAAAAAAGAGAAATTTTGGGATTTGATAAATTATACGATTATGATCGCTATGCGCCTTTAGGAGACGATGAAAAATTTAGTTTTGAAGATACAAAAAATATCGTGCTTGCGGCTTTTGGCGAATTTTCAAAAGAATTTGAAAAAATTGCAAAAAAGGCTTTTGATGAAAACTGGATTGATGAAAAAATAACTTCAAATCGCCAAAGCGGCGCATTTTCACACTCGGCGGTAAGTGAAATTCATCCGTTTGTATTTTTAAATTTTACAGGAAAAAGACGTGATGTTTTTACTTTGGCTCACGAATTAGGTCACGCAATTCATCAATATCTGGCTTATGGCGTCGGATATTTCGGCTCTTTTACGCCGCTTACGACAGCCGAAAGCGCTTCAATATTTTGCGAAATGCTTGTGTTTGATTATTTCAAAAACCGCGCAAACAAAGCGAAAAAACAGGCGATATTGGCAAATAAAATAGAAGATATTTTCGCTACTTTATATCGTCAGATAAACTTTACTACATTTGAGCGTGAATTTCACGCTCAAAAAGGCGAAGTAAGTGCGGAAAAAATAGATGAAATTTGGATGAAACATTCCAAAAAAATGTTCGGTAAAAGCCTGAAACTAAGAAATGATTATAAACTTTGGTGGAGTTATATTCCGCATTTTATTCATAGCCCTTTTTATTGCTATTCTTACGCTTACGCGCAACTTTTTGTTTTGGCGATTTTCGGACTTTATAAAAGTAAAAAATGCGAGAATTTTACACAAAAATATATAAAATTTCTAAGTCTTGGTGGAAGCGAATCGCCAAAAGATATGATTAAAATTTTTGATCTTGATATAGAAGATGAAAATTTTTGGAATATCGGAATAAATGAAATTTCAAAACTTGTAGGCGAGTTTTTAAATGATTAAAAGTAAAAATTTATTTTTAATCGCACTTTTTATTATTACAGCCTTCATAAGCACTAGCGAAAGTTTAACAAAACTTTGCTTCGGACTTGCATTATTTATCTATGCTATGAGCGTTTTGGAACAAAGTTTTTCGCTGATGGCAGGCGGAATTTTAGAAAATTTCTTAAAAAAAGCTACTAAAAAAGATTATAAAAGCTTTTTATTCGGCTTTATAAGTACTACTGTTATGCAATCAAGCGGGCTTGTAAGCGTGCTTGCCATCTCATTTTTAAGCGCCGGTCTAATCAGTTTGATGGCAGGAATTTGTATAATTTACGGCACAAACTTAGCTTCAGCCACAAGTGCCTGGATTGTAGGTTTAATCGGTTTAAAAATGGATATTGCGCATTTCAGTATGCCGATTTTCATATTCGGCGCGGTTTTAGCGCTATTTAAAGATGAAAAAACAAAAGGTGCAGGATTATTTATAGCAGGAGTTGCACTTTTTTTCTTGGCAATCGCTTATATGAAAGACGGATTTTTAAATTTTAAAAGCACGATTGAGCTAAGTAAATACGCACTTTCAGGCGTTCTTGGCATAATAGTTTATGCTTTGATAGGAGTTTTTATAACGGCGCTCTTGCAAAGCTCGCACGCAAGTATCACTCTAGCTCTGACAGCTCTTGCAAGTTCTCAAATAACATATGAAAACGCCGTATCAATCACAATAGGAGCAAATCTTGGAAGCACTATTACAGCTATAATCGGCTCTCTTAAAGTAAATAACGAAGCAAAAAAATTAACGATAACTCATATAATTTTTAATCTTACCACAGCAATTTTAACTATACTGCTTTTTAACGTTTTCTTAAAAGCAGTTGATATAAGTGCCGATCTGTTTGGAATCTCTCAAGACGACAATATATTAAAATTAGCGATTTTTCAAAGTTACTTCAATATTTTCGGTGTTTTGCTTTTTTATCCTACAAGACGTTTTATGAAAATTTTTCTCGACAGATCATTTACGAAATTAAATAAAAAAGTTAAAAAAACGCAAAAAATTTATACCGCAATTTATCTGAACGATGAAGCGCTTAAATTCAGTAAATCGGCAAAAGAAGTTTTGATTAAGGAGCATATTCATCTTTTTAACAATGTCATATCTATAATAACAAAAAGCATAAGTATCTCGTCAAAAGATATAACAGGCGAACTTAGCGATGAAGAAGTTATAGCAAAAAGAGATAAACCTATGCAAATAGACTTTGATGAGCTTTACAATGAAAGATTTAAAAATCTTTACAGCCAGATAATAGACTTTTCAATCAAAGCAAGCGCCATTGATAAAGGTGAAGAAAACAAATTTTTTATGGATATTCGTCGTTCAGCTCTTATTTTTGCCGAAATTTTAAAAGATATGAGAAACGCACAACCTAATTTTTGCAGATATATGCTTTCTCAAAATGAGTTTATAAAAAAAGAATATAACTTTCTGCGCCTGAATTTGCTAAAATCAATCAGAATAATCAAACAAATTCCTGAATCTGAAAATTTTGAAACAATGCAAAAACTCTTAACGGAATTAAAACTCATAATGCAAAATTACAACATCATCGAATGGCGCGATATAGATACTTTGCTTTACGAAAGTAAAATTTCAAGCTCAATGGCGACATCTTTGATGAACGATACTTTTCTGGTTCACAGCATTGTCAAAAATTTTATCCAAATCGTAAAGATTGCATTTGCGCACTATCAGGAACGCGAAAATAAAACAAAAAATTTAAAAGCTTAAGGAGAAAAAAAATGAATGAAATTTTGGAAAATGCAAAATTTTCGGAAATAATGTGCGAAAATATTAAAAATTGTATAAATTTTTTACTTGATGAAAATCAGGGATTTAAAATTTTAGCAAGATTTAAATTTGTCGAGTTTGATCCGCCTTTGCCGAAAGAATTCACTGAAAATTTCGAAAATTTTATTTTATTCGAACTTGCAAATTATACATTTGAAACCGCACAAATTGTAGGCGATAATTTGACATTTGACGCGGCTTTCGGAGAAGAAAATTTTGAAAGTGAAGTTAAAATTCCGCTTTTTTCAGTAGTTCAAATTTTAGTTGATGAAGATGTGATTTTAATAAATCCGGCTAAAACAAAAAGGCTGAATAACAAACAGGTGATGGAAATGTTTAAAAAATCATTAACCTGAATTTCAATAAATTTTTGATAATATAAAAGAAAATTTATCACACAAAAGAACAACATAAATGGACATTTTAAAAGATTTAAACGAAAATCAGAAACTTGCCGCTACTCATATTGACGGTCCGATGCTTATTTTAGCAGGAGCCGGAAGCGGCAAAACAAAAACGATAACTTCGAGGCTTGCATATCTGCTATCAAATGGCGTAGATCCGGCTTCAACTTTAACTTTAACTTTTACAAATAAAGCGGCAAGCGAAATGAGATTAAGAGCATATTCACTTATAGGAGATTTAAAACTTCCGCTTTCGCCGCTTCTTTGCACATTTCACAAATTCGGACTTTTGTTTTTAAAATTTTACATAAATAAACTCAATAGAAAAAATAATTTTATAATTATCGACACGGACGATAAAAAAAAGATATTGAAAAGCTTTGATAGCGATATTCCGACAGCACTTATAGCAAGTGAAATTTCAAAATATAAAAACGCGCTTTTAAAACCCGATAAAATTTTGCAAAATATCTCAATTATTGGCGATGAAGTCGCAAACCGCGCAAGAGATTTTTATCAAAAAATTTCACTTATTTATAAAAAATACTGTGATTATGAAGTTGAAAACAATCTTGTGGATTTTGATGATCTGCTGGTTTTAAGCTATGAAATTTTAGATAATTTCGACGAAATAGCAAACGAAACCTCATCAAGATTTAATTTCATCACGGTTGACGAATATCAGGATACAAATGAAATTCAGTTTAAACTTTTGAAAAAACTTTGCAAATTGCACGAAAATTTAGTCGTAGTAGGAGACGACGATCAAAGTATTTACGGTTGGAGAGGTGCAAGAATAGAAAATATTTTAAATTTTAAAGATGAGTTTAAAAATGTAAAACTTATAAAACTTGAAGAAAATTACCGCTCTACACCTGAAATTTTAAAAGCCGCAAACGAACTTATAGGACACAATAGAAATCGTCTTGGAAAAAATTTGAAAAGCACCGTAAAACCTGGTGAAAGTATCACCATAATGGAATCAAACGATGAAATTTATGAAGCTAATAAAATAGCCGATAAAATTAAAACATTATTACAAAGCGGAATAAAGGCTGAAAACATCGCTGTTTTATACCGCATAAACGCGCTAAGCAGAAGCATCGAAGAAGGGCTTAACAGAGCAAACATACCATATAAAATGGTCGGCGGAATGAAATTTTACGAAAGAGCCGAAATAAAAGACATTATCGCATATTTGAGACTGCTTATCACTCAAGATGACGATTTTTCTCTTAGAAGAATCATAAATCGCCCGAAACGCGGCATAGGCAAGGTTTCACTTGCAAATCTTGAAAGCTTCGCATATAAAAATCGCTTAAGTCTATTTGATTCAATCGGCAAAATTTCAACCAATATTGCTACAAAAAAAGTTTGCGAAGCACTTGAAGAGCTTTATAATGGAATTTTAAAACTTTCAAATATGAATACAACGGAAAAACTTGAAAATTTGGAAAAAACTTTTAAAATCAAAGAGTATTATGCGGCACTTCCGGATGGCGCAGATAAAGTCGCGAATATAGATGAATTTTACGCTACATTAAAAGACAATGCAAAAAACGATCCTGAGTTTGATTTAAATGAATTTTTAAACGAAATTACGCTGCTTAGCGAAGCTGACGCAATCACAAACGAAGCGATTTCCGTGATGAGTATCCACGCAAGTAAAGGGCTTGAGTTTGATCATCTTTTTGTAATCGGACTTGAAGAGGGATTTTTTCCGCTTTTAGGAGACAGCTGCGATATCGAAGAAGAGCGTAGACTTGCATATGTGGCTATTACTCGCGCCAAAAGATCCTTGGCTTTAAGTTATGTTGAAAGCAGATTTTTTAGAGGAAAAAGAGAAAAACTGGAAAAAAGCAGATTTTTAAGTGAAGCCGGACTTTGCGGCGGTTCGCTTGTTTTGGAAGAAAAAGGCGAGTTTAAAAAAGGCGATTTAGTAAAACACAAACTCTTTGGAATCGGCAGAATAATCGCAACTGCAAAGGTGCGAAACGAACAAAAACTTACTATAAATTTCGGCGGAATCAAACGCGACATACTTTCAAGCTTCGTAGAAAGAGTCATATGAACAGACTTTTTGTCGCAAATAAGCCGACAGGCATAAGTTCAAATCATTTTCTAAACACTTTAAAACGTAAATACGGCGTAAAAAAAGCTGGTTTTTCAGGCACTCTTGATCCGTTTGCAAGTGGAAATTTGCTTATAGCTTTTGGAAACTACACGCATTTTTTTCGTTTTTTTGATTTGGAACCTAAAATTTATGAAGCTACTATTTGGCTTGGAGCGAAAAGCGAAAGTTTGGATAATCAAAATATTGATAAAATAGATATTCTAAAGCCTTTTGACAAAAATTTATTAGAAGATGTGAGAGCTGAAATTTTAGGCGAAGTAAAATACAATCCGCCAAAATTTTCAGCCAAAAAAATAAACGGTATGAGAGCTTATAAACTAGCCAGAAAAGGTGAAGATTTTGATGTTCCGACTCAAAATATGCAAATTTTTAAAAGTGAAATTTTAAATTATTCTCACCCGTTTTTAAATATTAAAATTTGGGTTTCAAAAGGCGCTTACGCAAGAAGTTATGCGCAAATTTTTGCCGAAAAGCTTGGTGTGAATGCTACACTTTCCGCTTTAAAAAGGGTAAAAGAAGGAAGTTTTTGTTATGAAGACGAAAAAGCCCTAAATCCTTTGGAATTCCTGACGTTAAAAGAAAACTTTTATATTGGCGATGAGAGCGATATCGAGCTTGGCAAAATTTTAAACGCACAAAATTTTAAAAACTCAAATGACGGAAAATATATCGTAAAAACCGCAAATTTTTACTCTATAATTGAAATTTCAAACGGCGAAGTAAAATATCTGCTGAATAGGATTGAGATATGAAAAGTTTTGCCAAAATCAATATTTTTTTAAAAATCACAGGAACAAGAGGAAATTATCACGAATTAAACTCAAGATTTGTGCTTATAAAAAATCTTTTTGACGAAATAAGTTTTAAAAGCGGAAATTTTGAAGGTTTTTGTATAAAAACCGAAACCGAAATAAATGGCGAAAACATTATAAATAAAGCCTATAACGAACTTTGTAAGGCAGGTTTTTCCCACGAATTAAATGAATTTTTTAAAAATAACTGCGTAACTTTAAAAAAAAATATTCCGCTTGGAGGCGGACTTGGAGGTGGAAGTTCAAATGCCGCCACTTTTTTAAAAATGGCTAATGAAGAGCTGAATCTTAAAATTTCAAAACGGAATTTAATGAAAATAGGCGCTAAAATAGGCGCTGACGTGAGTTTTTTTTTAAGCGATGAAATATGTGCGAATGTAAGCGGTATAGGAGAAATTATAATGCCGTTTGATGATGAAATTCCAAATTTTGAAATTTTACAAAAACCTGTTTGCTGCGATACGGCAAAAGTTTATAAAGAGTTTCGCGCGCACTTTTTTGATACTATAAATTTAAAATTTTCAGCTAGACTTTCACGTTTAAAAAGTAGCGAAATTTTGGCAAATTTTAAAAATTATATGTTAAATGACCTGCTTGTGCCGGCACAAAAAATTTATCCAAATTTAAAAATCAATAACGATGAATTTTTGAGCGGCAGCGGAAGCAGCTGTTTTAAGGTAAAATAATGAAAGAACTGACAAAAAATAAAAAAGCGTGGCATAATTTTACGATAATAGAAAATTTTGAAGCCGGAATTGTGCTTAAAGGTAGCGAAGTAAAAGCATTAAGAATGGGGCGTGCAAACCTGAAAGACAGCTTTTGCAGAATCATCAAAGGAGAACTTTTTTTATTAAACGCTCACATCAGTTTTTTGGAAAATACAA from Campylobacter hominis ATCC BAA-381 carries:
- a CDS encoding helix-turn-helix domain-containing protein — translated: MYNLYMVETNDIFNILHNAVESKQMGKKISQAAMAKKLGVSMRTYQDWRLGTTKPQAALAVFRMLCELENDDICFVLNKIKKLMGE
- the metK gene encoding methionine adenosyltransferase: MYLFTSEVVSPGHPDKCADIIADSVVDATLALDRNARIASEVFFAGNHIIIGGEIKSKKTLNFEQYECLVKNTLEKIGYFDNPNFTREQCLHPQDIEVHVLLNQQSGDINQGVDQNDGEIGAGDQGIMFGFASNETSNFMPAAITYARVLCDKVYKYAKAHPDELGVDIKTQVTVDYGSKSNFENCKPQKIHTIVVSAPCVETMSIENVRELIGEIIDNAGLPKKLYDKEKTIIYINPTGRYVNHSSLHDSGVTGRKLIVDSFGGYSPIGGGAQSSKDYTKVDRSGLYAARYIAKNIVAAGLAKKCIVQLSYAIGVAKPISVSVDTMGTQVVDIDDDMLSNFVMKNFALTPKWIISKFGLDKPSAETFLYSKVAANGQVGIKDYPWEKLDSVELFKNLVKKA
- the sstT gene encoding serine/threonine transporter SstT, with amino-acid sequence MTYMQKLIANYKDKNLILKILVGMFLGAILGILTQKFGGGFLNGFAGFAEILGNLFVGALKAVAPVLVFILILSSIMTKKLGNATGIKYIITLYIVGTFLAACVGVAFSFLFPTTLSINDVVAADKTAPVNILVVLKDLFFKIVDNPLHAISSGNFMGILAWAVGFGIALRFCTNGTKKVFVDLSEATTKIVQFIIQLAPFGIFGLVCTSVYNTGLSTLAGYLRIVIVLVVAMAFVALVINPLIVFVTLRKNPYPLVFTCLKESGLTAFFTRSSAANIPVNLNLCRKLKLDEELYSISIPLGATINMAGAAVVISIMALAAANTLGIRPDFGTALLLCVISAIGACGASGVAGGSLLLIPLACSLFNIQNDVAMQVVAIGFIIGVIQDSVETAINSSTDVVFTAVASHKTNPKN
- a CDS encoding M3 family oligoendopeptidase yields the protein MAWKLDKFFDNYNEFCETLKKESLEFSQNFKGRMNEISNDEFLNALKIYENLSEKISKILTYAELKFAVDTTTGADLAKAEILANKISENLLFFELEFNELDTQKQNEILENAGNFRYYLELLIKQKSHRLTFLEEKILLKTAPVRENAFSRLFSETLSSLKFKFKGKILNEEQILALLSDKKRKNRKKAAKSLSKVLQKNQQILSYIYNMIKTNLQITCELRKYESGEMIMHENNQISKQSVDSLIKTTERNFNLVEKFYDKKREILGFDKLYDYDRYAPLGDDEKFSFEDTKNIVLAAFGEFSKEFEKIAKKAFDENWIDEKITSNRQSGAFSHSAVSEIHPFVFLNFTGKRRDVFTLAHELGHAIHQYLAYGVGYFGSFTPLTTAESASIFCEMLVFDYFKNRANKAKKQAILANKIEDIFATLYRQINFTTFEREFHAQKGEVSAEKIDEIWMKHSKKMFGKSLKLRNDYKLWWSYIPHFIHSPFYCYSYAYAQLFVLAIFGLYKSKKCENFTQKYIKFLSLGGSESPKDMIKIFDLDIEDENFWNIGINEISKLVGEFLND
- a CDS encoding Na/Pi cotransporter family protein yields the protein MIKSKNLFLIALFIITAFISTSESLTKLCFGLALFIYAMSVLEQSFSLMAGGILENFLKKATKKDYKSFLFGFISTTVMQSSGLVSVLAISFLSAGLISLMAGICIIYGTNLASATSAWIVGLIGLKMDIAHFSMPIFIFGAVLALFKDEKTKGAGLFIAGVALFFLAIAYMKDGFLNFKSTIELSKYALSGVLGIIVYALIGVFITALLQSSHASITLALTALASSQITYENAVSITIGANLGSTITAIIGSLKVNNEAKKLTITHIIFNLTTAILTILLFNVFLKAVDISADLFGISQDDNILKLAIFQSYFNIFGVLLFYPTRRFMKIFLDRSFTKLNKKVKKTQKIYTAIYLNDEALKFSKSAKEVLIKEHIHLFNNVISIITKSISISSKDITGELSDEEVIAKRDKPMQIDFDELYNERFKNLYSQIIDFSIKASAIDKGEENKFFMDIRRSALIFAEILKDMRNAQPNFCRYMLSQNEFIKKEYNFLRLNLLKSIRIIKQIPESENFETMQKLLTELKLIMQNYNIIEWRDIDTLLYESKISSSMATSLMNDTFLVHSIVKNFIQIVKIAFAHYQERENKTKNLKA
- a CDS encoding ATP-dependent helicase, coding for MDILKDLNENQKLAATHIDGPMLILAGAGSGKTKTITSRLAYLLSNGVDPASTLTLTFTNKAASEMRLRAYSLIGDLKLPLSPLLCTFHKFGLLFLKFYINKLNRKNNFIIIDTDDKKKILKSFDSDIPTALIASEISKYKNALLKPDKILQNISIIGDEVANRARDFYQKISLIYKKYCDYEVENNLVDFDDLLVLSYEILDNFDEIANETSSRFNFITVDEYQDTNEIQFKLLKKLCKLHENLVVVGDDDQSIYGWRGARIENILNFKDEFKNVKLIKLEENYRSTPEILKAANELIGHNRNRLGKNLKSTVKPGESITIMESNDEIYEANKIADKIKTLLQSGIKAENIAVLYRINALSRSIEEGLNRANIPYKMVGGMKFYERAEIKDIIAYLRLLITQDDDFSLRRIINRPKRGIGKVSLANLESFAYKNRLSLFDSIGKISTNIATKKVCEALEELYNGILKLSNMNTTEKLENLEKTFKIKEYYAALPDGADKVANIDEFYATLKDNAKNDPEFDLNEFLNEITLLSEADAITNEAISVMSIHASKGLEFDHLFVIGLEEGFFPLLGDSCDIEEERRLAYVAITRAKRSLALSYVESRFFRGKREKLEKSRFLSEAGLCGGSLVLEEKGEFKKGDLVKHKLFGIGRIIATAKVRNEQKLTINFGGIKRDILSSFVERVI
- the truB gene encoding pseudouridine synthase family protein (catalyzes isomerization of specific uridines in RNA to pseudouridine; responsible for residues in T loops of many tRNAs); protein product: MNRLFVANKPTGISSNHFLNTLKRKYGVKKAGFSGTLDPFASGNLLIAFGNYTHFFRFFDLEPKIYEATIWLGAKSESLDNQNIDKIDILKPFDKNLLEDVRAEILGEVKYNPPKFSAKKINGMRAYKLARKGEDFDVPTQNMQIFKSEILNYSHPFLNIKIWVSKGAYARSYAQIFAEKLGVNATLSALKRVKEGSFCYEDEKALNPLEFLTLKENFYIGDESDIELGKILNAQNFKNSNDGKYIVKTANFYSIIEISNGEVKYLLNRIEI
- a CDS encoding 4-(cytidine 5'-diphospho)-2-C-methyl-D-erythritol kinase, with the translated sequence MKSFAKINIFLKITGTRGNYHELNSRFVLIKNLFDEISFKSGNFEGFCIKTETEINGENIINKAYNELCKAGFSHELNEFFKNNCVTLKKNIPLGGGLGGGSSNAATFLKMANEELNLKISKRNLMKIGAKIGADVSFFLSDEICANVSGIGEIIMPFDDEIPNFEILQKPVCCDTAKVYKEFRAHFFDTINLKFSARLSRLKSSEILANFKNYMLNDLLVPAQKIYPNLKINNDEFLSGSGSSCFKVK